The DNA window ACAGTGGACATATGCTGCTGTCCAACCTGCTGCAGACAGGAGACAGTGGCGTTTCTAAATGAACGTTCAGCTGAACACAAACTGATAATCGATCAGAGGGGTTTCATTGATCACTGCCTGCTGGTTTATTGACGGTTCAAATAGCGCCCGGACGTTTTGGCGCAGAGGTTGTGTGACAGCGTTCGTTATCTTTTATTGTTCCTGTTCGTAAAGTTCTGTGAAAACGGTGGAGTGgctcctgttttatttttgggtttgtGGTTGGAGCTCAGGGTGCCCGTTTTTGGGACGTCAACATGTTGAGTCATCAGAATTAGAGTTATGTTTTGAAAcatgtgacctttgacctcttctCTGTCCTCCTGGTTGTCAGGAGACATGGACAGCCAATGGTGGGATCATGGTTCCTGGCACGGCGAGGCTGCACCCATGTCTATGGTAAGCCCCGCCCCGATCACCCCTCTGATTGACACGTCACCGGATCAGCTGATCTGATCCGAACATGTCAAAGTTTCACACCTCAGCTACTCAGTAATGTTGCTAAGCAACCACATTTGTTTACCACTCATCAGCAACCGGTCACATGGCAACCGTCCAAGGATGGAGAGCGTCTGATTGGTCGAATTCTACTGAATAAGAGGATGAAGGACGGGACGGTTCCCGCGGATACAGGAGCACTGCTGGGACTCAAGGTGACgcagtcttcttcttctcttttttcttcttctcttttttcttcttctctttcttcttctctttcttctttttctcattcttctactactgctacttttgaatttactgacatatttttacTCATTACTTACTatacttgtttttctctttcttcttaccttatttttcttcatcttcatcttcctcttctttttctatgtcttttttcttgtttttgaccAACTTCTTCTTCAACTTCTTGTTGTTCTGTTTGAAGTTCTAACCTCAGTGTGGTTCCAGGTGGTCGGAGGAAAGATGACGGAGTCCGGTCGTCTCTGTGCGTTCATCACGAAGGTGAAGAGAGGAAGTCTGGCCGACACCGTGGGACACCTGAggccaggtacacacacacacacacacacacacacacacacacacctgaggccaggtacacacacacacacatacacacacacacacacacgcacacacacacacacacacacacacacacacacacacgcacacacctgaGGCCAGGTTTAGAACAGAGATGTTCTCACAGGTGTCTCCTCTCAGGTGACCAGGTTCTGGAGTGGAACGGTCGGGTTCTTCAGGGAGCCACATTTAATGAAGTTTACAACATTATCCTGGAGTCCAAACCAGAACCACAGGTGGAGCTGGTGGTGTCCCGACCCCTTGggtaggtcaaaggtcacaggaggataagtcaccaaaaaaacctcaagttCTGTCAGAACGTTCTATTAACATCATTCactgtttgtgattttgggtCCTCAGAGACATCTCCAGAGCAACAGACTCCCACGCCCCACTGGATTCCAGTAAGTTTAACAcatcaaaacaaccacaaagagacaaaaaacaccacaaagagacacaaaacgaccacaaacagacaaaaaataccacaaagagacacataacgaccacaaagaaacacaagacgaccacaaacagatacaaaacgaccacaaagaaacacaagacgaccacaaagagactcTGTAAAGAGACAACTATAAAGAGTCGCAGACTGTTCTCTTTacgttttttttacattctgttcAGGTTCCAGTTCCTTTGACTCTCAGAAAGTCGGCCCGTCCATCTCCGTCACGTCTCCCATGAGTCCCAGCGTCCTGTCCGGACAGGTGTCTGTAAGTTTACCCAACATGCACTGCACGACCACACGGCACACCCACAGCCAATCAGCTGTCAGTTAACAGGCGTTTCCatggtgatgtgtgtgtgtttcagactgGAAACAGGCGTCCTCTGGTTCCCAGAATCCAGGTAACTAGCTGTAGAGAGGAGTGAGACGTCTGTCTGTTCCACCTGTTCTCTGGAACTGTGGGTTCTCTCGACTGATTCGTAGTTCTAGTGTTAGTACAGGTAAAGCCCTGCCCATGCAGTAGAGGTAGAGATGGGTTCTGCTCTCTTGGGTTATTCATCTGTTCTTTGTGGTTCTTCTTCTGTGCTGTGGGGGTTCCTCTGCTTCTCTTGGGGGTTCTGCTGGTGTTTTACAGGGTTCTATGTGTTTTGTGGGGTATGTTGAGTGTCTGATTTATGGGTTCTGTGGGGTTCTGCTGGTGTTCTACAGGGTACAGCTACCGCTCTGTCGGCTGTTATACGAAGTTCTACTTtgttctgctctgctctgttacTGCCACTGGGCTGTCGGGAGTCCTTACTGTTCCACAGGGTTCTCAGCTGTTCTGTAGGCTGTTTGTTCCCTCTGCTGTTCTCCGGGGTTCTCCTACAGTTGAGTAGGGTTCTGTCATTGATGCTTCCATCTTGATTTTTGCAGGTGAAGCTGTGGTACGATAAAGTCGGTCATCAGCTGATCGTCACGGTTCTCGGAGCCAAAGAACTTCCTGTCCGAGATGACGGTCGACCGAGGAACCCTTATGTTAAGATCTACTTCCTGCCAGACAGAAGGTACCAGAAGAACTGGCTTCGTGGTCTTAGTAATAGTTAGAACATTCAGATTCATGCGACATGAAGATGTTATTGTTGTGCATTATGATGTTTCTGGTTCTGCAAAAGAAACTTCAGAATTTCAGGTCTGGTTCTGTGGAGCCGGTATTGGGTCCTGCCCTGTGATTAGCTATTGATTGTCTCCTGTCACAGTGATAAGAGTAAACGCAGAACAAAGACAGTGAAGAAATCGGTGGAACCTCGGTGGAACCAGACCTTCATGTACTCTCCGGTCCATCGAAGGGAGTTCAGAGAGCGGATGTTGGAGCTGACCGTCTGGGACCAGGCCCGGGTACGCGAGGAGGAGAGCCAGTTCCTGGGAGAGGTGGGAACCCTCGAAGAACGTAGAACCTGAcatgtttcagctgtttcaggcgtattttatattattttactgtctTTGAAAGGGCACTGCTCAAACCCGTCTGTCCCATCTGTCTTTCTAACTactctgacctgtctgtcccTTTGACTCCTTGGTCCTTCCTGACCCGTCTGTCCCACTGTCCCTATGGGTTCAGGTCCTGATCGAGATGGAGTCGGCCCTGCTGGACGATCAGCCTCACTGGTACAAACTGCAGCTCCATGACGTGTCCTCTGCACCGCTGCCCAACGCCTCCCCCTACCTGCAGAGGAGAGGACTGCAGCCCGAGGAGACGCCGCCGAGCAGGAGGCTGcagagtgagacacacacacacagagtacacacacacacacacacacacacacacacacacagagtacacacacacacacacacacacacacacagagtacacacacacacagagtacacacacacacacacacacacacagagtacacacacacacacacacacacacacacacacacacagagtacacacacacacacacacacacacacacacacacagagagagtacacacacacacagagtacacacacacacacagagtacacatacacacacacacagagtacacacacagagtacacacacacacacacacacacactcacagatcaGACACATCTACACCACCAGGCTAACTATCATACTCACACAGACACCAGTCACGCGAGTCCTGCACTAACAGACACCACTAGCCACATCCCACCTAGAGTAACCACCAGCAACCTCCCTCACTTATCAGCGACTTCCCCCACAACAAAGTTGATCAGCACATATACCTACATCAGACAACCTGCACAAATGACGCCGACATCACAACACTGGTCATAGTGCCGACACCCAGGGCCTCAACATGTGAGTGCTTGGCTCATAGTTCGCgtacaatgcacacacacacgacaatCGTGTCCGCAGTTCACTCGCAGAGTAACAGACACATAACCCACTGAATTTGATACACCTGGTCACCCACTAATTCGACACGCCCGCGCTGAGACCCCAAACTGCCACACCCCAGCGATACTTAGTGACGTTCCAGTTTTTGTCCATGTTGCAGTTTCGACACCGACTTCATTGCCCAACCCCTCCGAGACCTCTTTGTGCCCACCATCTAGCCCGTTACACCCCCCCCTT is part of the Plectropomus leopardus isolate mb unplaced genomic scaffold, YSFRI_Pleo_2.0 unplaced_scaffold3823, whole genome shotgun sequence genome and encodes:
- the LOC121938943 gene encoding regulating synaptic membrane exocytosis protein 2-like; amino-acid sequence: DMDSQWWDHGSWHGEAAPMSMQPVTWQPSKDGERLIGRILLNKRMKDGTVPADTGALLGLKVVGGKMTESGRLCAFITKVKRGSLADTVGHLRPGDQVLEWNGRVLQGATFNEVYNIILESKPEPQVELVVSRPLGDISRATDSHAPLDSSSSSFDSQKVGPSISVTSPMSPSVLSGQVSTGNRRPLVPRIQVKLWYDKVGHQLIVTVLGAKELPVRDDGRPRNPYVKIYFLPDRSDKSKRRTKTVKKSVEPRWNQTFMYSPVHRREFRERMLELTVWDQARVREEESQFLGEVLIEMESALLDDQPHWYKLQLHDVSSAPLPNASPYLQRRGLQPEETPPSRRLQRSQRISDSEFSDYDCEDGIGVISDHRQNGRDFHSSTLSVPEQVMSSNHCSRSDVVRMRSRSPSQPPPHRFSRGMDRRDYYSRSRSADQRAMVDRPVYMRSHSTDRADSAHLRSRRSAPPSPIPTRANPRGGSTQTSPTGTPVCSRRGRLLPIVPPKGAPDRSTSLSFLSGDTSKANQLLAMFTRC